The Scomber japonicus isolate fScoJap1 chromosome 13, fScoJap1.pri, whole genome shotgun sequence genome includes a window with the following:
- the LOC128371259 gene encoding claudin-4-like yields the protein MASLGLQILGVGLAVLGWVGNILICMLPMWKVSAFIGNNIVVAQTIWEGLWMTCVVQSTGQMQCKVYDSLLALPPDLQAARAMVVIAILFSLFGLLLSVVGGKCTTCVGDKAAKARVAISAGVFFILSGALCLVTVSLPANTIIKDFYNPMVPDVQRRELGACLYIGWGASGLLLIGGALLCCQCPSGGDRYSGAKYSPPKSTTPGKEFV from the coding sequence ATGGCATCTTTGGGGCTGCAGATTCTGGGCGTAGGGTTGGCGGTGCTCGGATGGGTTGGAAACATATTGATCTGCATGCTGCCCATGTGGAAGGTATCTGCATTCATTGGGAACAACATCGTGGTGGCTCAGACCATCTGGGAAGGACTGTGGATGACCTGTGTGGTACAGAGCACAGGCCAGATGCAGTGCAAGGTCTACGACTCCCTGCTGGCCCTGCCTCCAGACCTCCAGGCTGCTCGGGCCATGGTGGTCATCGCCATTCTGTTCTCTTTATTTggcctgctgctctctgtggtGGGAGGGAAATGCACCACCTGCGTTGGGGATAAAGCAGCAAAAGCCAGAGTGGCCATCTCTGCAGGTGTTTTCTTCATCCTGAGTGGGGCTCTGTGTCTGGTGACTGTGTCCCTGCCTGCTAATACTATCATAAAGGACTTCTACAACCCCATGGTTCCTGACGTTCAGAGGAGGGAGCTCGGTGCCTGTTTGTACATAGGCTGGGGAGCATCAGGGCTGCTGCTGATTGGTGGggctctcctctgctgtcagtGCCCGTCAGGAGGAGACCGCTACAGCGGAGCAAAGTATTCCCCACCGAAATCCACAACACCCGGGAAGGAATTTGTCTAA